One region of Fragaria vesca subsp. vesca linkage group LG4, FraVesHawaii_1.0, whole genome shotgun sequence genomic DNA includes:
- the LOC101311183 gene encoding aldehyde dehydrogenase family 2 member B7, mitochondrial-like has translation MAARRVSSLLSRSFTSASSFSKGRSSVSRGIGKYSTAAAAAVEDPITPPVKVGHTKLLINGHFVDAASGKTFPTLDPRTGDVIAHVAEGDAEDVDRAVAAARKAFDEGPWPKMTAYERSRVLFRFADLIEKHNDELAALETWDNGKPFEQSAKIEIPMVARFFRYYAGYADKIHGLTVPADGPYHVQTLHEPIGVAGQIIPWNFPLVMFAWKVAPALACGNTIVLKTAEQTPLSALYAAHLLHEAGLPPGALNMVSGFGPTAGAAIASHMDVDKVAFTGSTATGKIVLELAAKSNLKTVTLELGGKSPFIVCEDADVDKAVELAHFALFFNQGQCCCAGSRTFVHERVYDEFVEKATARAEKRVVGDPFKGGIEQGPQIDSDQFEKILKYIDYGIKGGATLETGGERFGSKGYYIKPTVFSNVKDDMQIAKDEIFGPVQTVLKYKELDEVIKRANNSRYGLAAGVFTQNIDTANTLTRALRVGSVWINCFDVFDASIPFGGYKMSGNGREKGIYGLQNYLQVKAVVTPLKNPAWL, from the exons ATGGCAGCTCGAAGGGTCTCGTCTCTTTTGTCTCGTTCATTCACTTCTGCTTCTTCCTTTTCTAAAG GGAGGTCTTCTGTAAGTAGAGGAATTGGTAAATATAGCACTGCTGCTGCTGCTGCTGTTGAGGACCCAATTACTCCACCTGTCAAAGTAGGTCACACTAAGCTTTTGATCAATGGGCACTTTGTGGATGCAGCATCAG GAAAAACATTTCCCACATTGGACCCTCGGACTGGGGATGTGATCGCTCATGTCGCTGAAGGCGATGCTGAAGATGTAGATCGTGCAGTTGCTGCTGCTAGAAAAGCATTTGATGAAGGACCATGGCCAAAGATGACAGCTTAT GAAAGATCTCGGGTCCTTTTCCGCTTTGCTGATCTGATTGAGAAACATAATGATGAACTAGCAGCACTTGAGACATGGGATAATGGGAAGCCATTTGAACAATCTGCTAAAATTGAAATACCAATGGTTGCACGTTTCTTTCGTTACTATGCTG GTTATGCGGATAAGATTCACGGTCTCACCGTTCCAGCTGATGGACCATATCATGTGCAAACCTTGCATGAACCTATAGGTGTTGCAGGTCAGATTATTCCATGGAACTTCCCTCTTGTCATGTTTGCTTGGAAGGTTGCACCTGCTCTAGCATGTGGGAACACTATTGTTCTGAAGACCGCAGAGCAGACACCATTGTCTGCTCTCTATGCTGCACATCTGTTGCATGAG GCCGGACTGCCTCCAGGTGCTCTGAATATGGTTTCTGGCTTTGGTCCAACTGCAGGTGCGGCAATTGCTAGTCATATGGACGTTGATAAG GTTGCTTTTACTGGATCAACTGCTACTGGTAAAATTGTACTTGAACTAGCTGCTAAAAGCAATCTTAAGACAGTAACTTTGGAGCTTGGTGGGAAATCTCCGTTTATTGTATGTGAGGATGCTGATGTAGACAAGGCTGTTGAGTTGGCTCATTTTGCTCTATTCTTTAATCAG GGACAATGTTGCTGTGCTGGTTCTCGTACTTTTGTACATGAACGTGTATATGATGAGTTTGTAGAGAAAGCAACGGCACGTGCCGAGAAACGTGTAGTTGGTGATCCATTCAAGGGGGGCATCGAGCAAGGTCCTCAG ATTGATTCAGACCAATTTGAGAAGATCCTGAAGTATATAGATTACGGTATTAAAGGGGGAGCGACACTGGAAACAGGAGGAGAACGATTTGGCTCAAAAGGTTACTACATTAAGCCCACTGTATTCTCAAATGTGAAG GATGACATGCAGATAGCAAAGGATGAGATCTTTGGCCCAGTGCAGACGGTCTTGAAATACAA GGAACTCGATGAGGTGATAAAGAGGGCAAACAATTCGCGCTACGGCCTTGCTGCAGGGGTATTTACACAGAACATAGACACTGCAAACACATTGACACGTGCATTGCGAGTTGGTAGTGTATGGATCAACTGCTTTGATGTGTTTGATGCTTCTATTCCTTTTGGAGGGTACAAGATGAGTGGAAATGGAAGAGAAAAGGGTATTTACGGCCTTCAGAATTACTTGCAAGTCAAGGCTGTGGTCACACCCCTCAAAAATCCGGCATGGCTATAA
- the LOC101306625 gene encoding dynamin-related protein 4C-like: protein MAGGGKHTASKTSKTKSTAEIPNLLGNSSQELVEYHDALLPIAIHAPIVSSYNDRIRPLLDAVDKLRNLMVMDEGIQLPTIVVVGDQSSGKSSVLESLAGISLPRGQGICTRVPLIMRLQHHASEEPELSLEYNGRVDRTDEDNIAEDIVKATNVIAGGGKGISNAPLTLLVKKNGVPDLTMVDLPGITRVPVHGQPENIYDQIRDMIMEYIKPEESIILNVLSASVDFTTCESIRMSQSVDKTGERTLAVVTKVDKAPEGLLEKVTADDVNIGLGYVCVRNRIGDETYEEARAIAHQLFETHPLLSKIDKSIVGIPVLAQKLVQIQATSIARNLPEIVKKINDRLNDCLNELNQMPRSLSSISEAMTAFMQIIGCAKESLRKVLLRGEFDEYADDKKMHCTARLVEMLNQYSDDLYRCVESDPKINFLMDEIKILEEAKGIALPNFLPRNAFLIILQSKVKGISSIPIGFVDQVWSYIEDVVISVLMKQSENYYQLQLSARRAGHNLMAKMKDRSIRWMMEIVEMEKLTDYTCDPEYVAEWNKLMAQQEPFMNGVLHDENRPSTVAIEGIGEVEVAVLRHYPHQLVQAFDLKMRMTAYWKVVLRRFVDCMALHLLLSVSNLVSKEMEVEIVNELMGPYGGGIERMLEESPAVAVKREKLNKSIKKLRESKEVVAKIMDGIISYGD from the coding sequence ATGGCAGGAGGAGGAAAGCACACTGCTTCAAAAACCAGCAAAACCAAATCAACCGCTGAAATCCCAAACCTACTAGGAAACTCATCCCAGGAATTAGTTGAATACCATGATGCACTACTACCTATCGCTATCCATGCTCCGATTGTGTCGTCTTACAACGACAGAATCCGTCCTCTGCTTGATGCAGTGGACAAGCTCCGGAATTTGATGGTTATGGATGAAGGCATCCAGCTACCGACAATCGTTGTCGTCGGAGACCAGTCGTCCGGGAAGTCAAGCGTGCTTGAATCGCTGGCCGGCATCAGCCTGCCACGAGGACAAGGCATCTGCACCAGGGTGCCACTCATTATGAGGCTGCAGCACCATGCCAGTGAGGAGCCGGAGCTGTCGTTGGAGTACAATGGCAGGGTGGACCGCACCGATGAAGACAACATAGCTGAAGACATTGTGAAGGCAACTAATGTTATTGCTGGAGGTGGTAAGGGAATTAGCAATGCACCATTGACATTGCTAGTGAAGAAGAATGGAGTACCGGATTTGACCATGGTGGATCTTCCTGGAATCACTAGAGTTCCGGTTCATGGCCAGCCGGAGAACATTTACGACCAGATAAGGGACATGATCATGGAGTATATCAAGCCGGAAGAGAGCATTATTCTGAATGTCCTGTCTGCAAGTGTTGATTTTACTACTTGTGAATCGATTAGGATGTCGCAGAGTGTGGATAAGACTGGTGAGAGGACTCTTGCTGTGGTTACTAAGGTTGATAAGGCGCCAGAGGGACTATTGGAGAAGGTTACAGCTGATGATGTCAATATTGGACTTGGCTATGTCTGCGTAAGGAACAGAATCGGAGATGAGACTTATGAGGAGGCAAGAGCTATTGCCCACCAGCTGTTTGAAACACATCCCCTTCTTTCCAAGATTGACAAATCTATTGTTGGCATTCCTGTTTTAGCTCAAAAGTTGGTGCAGATTCAAGCAACCAGTATAGCAAGGAATTTACCGGAGATTGTGAAGAAGATCAATGACAGACTCAATGATTGCCTGAATGAGCTGAACCAAATGCCAAGAAGTCTCTCATCTATTTCTGAGGCAATGACAGCTTTTATGCAGATCATTGGATGCGCCAAGGAGTCCCTCAGGAAAGTTCTTCTGAGAGGCGAATTTGATGAGTATGCAGATGATAAAAAAATGCATTGCACAGCTCGCTTGGTTGAGATGCTCAATCAATACTCTGATGATCTTTACAGGTGTGTGGAGAGTGACCCCAAGATCAACTTTTTGATGGATGAGATAAAGATTTTGGAAGAAGCCAAAGGTATTGCTCTGCCGAATTTTCTTCCTCGAAATGCTTTTCTTATTATCTTGCAATCAAAAGTGAAGGGGATTTCAAGCATTCCAATTGGATTTGTGGATCAAGTCTGGAGTTACATTGAGGATGTGGTAATATCAGTCTTGATGAAACAATCAGAAAATTACTACCAGCTACAGTTGTCTGCCAGAAGAGCTGGTCATAATCTGATGGCCAAGATGAAGGATAGGTCCATTAGGTGGATGATGGAGATTGTTGAAATGGAGAAACTCACTGACTATACATGTGATCCTGAATATGTTGCTGAATGGAATAAGCTGATGGCTCAGCAGGAACCATTTATGAATGGGGTTCTGCATGATGAGAATCGTCCTTCTACTGTAGCTATAGAGGGTATTGGGGAGGTTGAGGTTGCAGTCCTTAGGCATTACCCTCATCAGTTGGTTCAGGCTTTTGACCTCAAGATGAGGATGACTGCTTATTGGAAAGTTGTGCTGAGGAGGTTTGTTGATTGTATGGCGCTGCATTTGCTGTTATCTGTTTCAAATCTGGTGAGCAAGGAGATGGAAGTGGAGATTGTGAATGAGTTGATGGGGCCTTATGGTGGTGGAATTGAGAGGATGCTTGAGGAGTCACCGGCTGTGGCTGTTAAGCGTGAGAAGTTGAACAAGAGTATCAAGAAGCTCAGGGAGTCCAAGGAGGTTGTGGCCAAGATCATGGATGGCATTATTTCCTATGGTGATTGA